One part of the Populus alba chromosome 18, ASM523922v2, whole genome shotgun sequence genome encodes these proteins:
- the LOC118034274 gene encoding cinnamoyl-CoA reductase-like SNL6 encodes MDIEELPSVCVLDASTYVGFWILKGLLSRGYTVHAAIQKYNGETEMEKKIRDLAREEERLSVFEVDVLDYHSILIALKGCSAMFCCLDCPDGYDDKMIDLEVRGAINVVEACAQTDTIEKIIFSSSLTAAIWRENICSQEDVDERSWSDQEFCRKLKLWYALAKTLSEHAAWALAMDRKLNMVSINAGLVLGPGVSQQNPLSTMSYLKGIAQMYENGVLAYVDVNFLVDVHIRAFQDSSTCGRYFCFNQTVHTEEEAVKLTQSLSPLISLPQRYEYQGSEVFAERLRTKKLNKLVEGTA; translated from the exons ATGGATATTGAAGAGCTGCCCTCAGTTTGTGTTCTTGATGCCTCAACCTATGTGGGTTTTTGGATTCTCAAGGGACTTTTAAGTAGAGGATATACAGTTCACGCAGCCATACAGAAGTATAATG GTGAGACTGAGATGGAGAAGAAGATAAGGGACTTGgcgagagaggaggagagattGTCGGTATTTGAAGTTGATGTTTTGGATTACCATAGCATTCTAATTGCTTTGAAGGGTTGTTCTGCTATGTTCTGCTGCTTGGACTGTCCAGATGGTTATGAT GACAAGATGATTGATTTGGAAGTTAGAGGAGCAATCAATGTGGTAGAGGCATGTGCACAAACTGATACCATTGAAAAGATTATATTCAGCTCTTCACTAACTGCGGCAATATGGAGAGAGAACATTTGTTCACAGGAGGATGTAGACGAGAGGTCTTGGAGTGATCAAGAATTTTGCAGGAAACTGAAG TTATGGTACGCCCTGGCAAAGACACTCTCTGAACATGCTGCTTGGGCTTTAGCCATGGATCGTAAGCTTAACATGGTTTCCATAAATGCTGGACTAGTTTTGGGTCCTGGTGTCTCTCAACAGAACCCCCTATCAACTATGTCATACCTCAAAG GAATAGCTCAAATGTATGAAAATGGAGTCCTCGCCTATGTAGATGTGAACTTCCTGGTTGATGTCCATATTCGAGCTTTCCAGGACAGCTCCACATGCGGGCGGTATTTCTGCTTCAATCAGACTGTGCATACTGAGGAAGAAGCTGTCAAACTTACTCAAAGCCTGAGCCCTCTGATATCATTGCCGCAAAG GTATGAATACCAAGGAAGCGAGGTCTTCGCTGAAAGGCTGAGGACAAAAAAGTTGAACAAGCTGGTTGAGGGTACTGCCTAG
- the LOC118034273 gene encoding uncharacterized protein encodes MASFRRLLPLPSSLLRTNISSITGIREGLGGSFRSYNAVASTEQTVLKLDEVDGLVLDGEVAKIRGEFEAAKQGFLRIPEAVKGMPKMNPEGIYVNKNLRLDNIQVYGFDYDYTLAHYSPNLQQLIYDLAKEHMVNEFRYPETCLKFRYDQTFPIRGLSYDKKNGCLLKLDFFGSIEPDGCYFGRRKLNRKEIEQIYGTRHIGRDQARGLVGLMDFFCFSEACLLADVVQHFVDAKLEFDATYIYQDVDRAIQHVHRSGLVHRGILSDPYRYLVKNGRVLRFLTMLREKGKKLFLLTNSPYNFVDGGMRFMLEDSLGYRDSWRELFDVVIAKANKPEFYTSEHPFRYYDMEKDTLAFNKVDAFLPNKIYYHGSLKSFLQITKWNGPEVIYFGDHLFSDLRGPSKAGWRTAAIIHELENEIRIQNDDNYRFEQAKFHIIQELLGKLHATVANSQRSEVCQLLSEELNDERLKARSKMKKMFNKSFGATFLTDKGQESAFAYYIHQYADVYTSKPENFLLYSPEAWLHVPFDIKIMPHHVKVPSSLFKIQ; translated from the exons ATGGCTTCCTTTCGAAGGCTTCTCCCTCTCCCCTCCTCCCTTCTA AGGACGAATATTTCTTCCATTACTGGAATTCGAGAAG GTCTGGGAGGAAGCTTTCGGAGCTACAATGCAGTTGCGTCAACTGAACAAACAGTTTTGAAATTGGATGAGGTAGATGGTTTGGTTCTTGATGGTGAAGTAGCAAAAATTCGGGGCGAGTTTGAAGCAGCAAAGCAGGGTTTTTTGAGGATTCCTGAGGCAGTCAAGGGAATGCCAAAAATGAACCCTGAAG GCATATATGTGAATAAGAACCTGAGATTGGACAATATTCAAGTTTATGGATTTGATTATGACTATACGTTGGCACATTACTCTCCTAACTTGCAACAATTGATATATGATCTTGCAAAAGAGCATATGGTTAATGAG TTTAGATACCCTGAGACATGCTTGAAATTCAGATATGATCAAACCTTTCCCATTAGAGGCCTATCCTATGACAAGAAAAATGGATGTCTCTTGAAGTTGGATTTCTTTGGGTCAATTGAGCCAGATGGATGCTACTTCGGGCGTCGGAAG ctCAACAGGAAGGAAATAGAACAGATATATGGCACAAGACATATTGGTCGCGACCAAGCACGTGGCCTTGTTGGCTTGATggatttcttttgctttagtgAG gcTTGCCTTCTTGCAGATGTTGTACAACATTTTGTTGATGCTAAACTGGAATTTGATGCAACTTACATATATCAAGATGTAGATCGTGCAATTCAGCATGTTCATCGCAGTGGGTTGGTTCACAGAGGAATTCTTTCTGATCCTTACAGATACCTTGTAAAAAAT GGCCGAGTACTTCGCTTTCTTACAATGCTAAGGGAGAAGGGAAAGAAGCTTTTCTTGCTCACTAACTCTCCTTACAATTTTGTGGATGGAGGGATGCGCTTTATGCTGGAG GATTCTTTGGGTTACAGAGACTCTTGGAGGGAGCTTTTTGATGTTGTTATTGCCAAAGCCAATAAGCCAGAGTTTTACACTTCGGAGCATCCCTTTCG CTATTATGACATGGAGAAGGACACCCTAGCTTTCAATAAGGTGGATGCGTTTCTTCCGAATAAAATTTATTACCACGGATCGCTCAAATCATTTCTCCAAATTACTAAGTGGAATGGTCCAGAG GTGATTTATTTTGGTGATCACCTCTTTAGTGACCTAAGGGGGCCTTCAAAGGCTGGTTGGCGCACTGCTGCTATAATCCATGAACTAGAA AATGAAATACGTATTCAGAATGATGATAATTATCGTTTTGAACAG GCAAAATTTCATATCATACAAGAACTGCTTGGTAAACTACATGCAACTGTTGCCAATAGTCAGAGAAGTGAAGTGTGTCAGTTGCTTTCAGAGGAGCTAAATGATGAGAGGCTAAAGGCAAGGTcgaagatgaaaaaaatgtttaacaAGTCTTTTGGAGCAACTTTCCTAACTGACAAGGGTCAAGAATCAGCTTTTGCGTACTACATCCATCAATATGCAGATGTCTATACAAGCAAGCCTGAGAACTTTTTGCTCTATTCGCCTGAAGCATGGCTTCATGTACCCTTTGATATCAAGATCATGCCACATCATGTGAAG GTTCCATCAAGCTTATTTAAGATTCAATAG
- the LOC118034272 gene encoding uncharacterized protein, with protein sequence MVVIDPEETVVENTPKPPQPAPSTSKTTTDSTSSETTTTTTKKAAALKGSDSDGFETASESGVSDNEEEQEENVNKEISSKNTTEDQPKQDTQNDDELIQRGIEEANEAKLEGNRLFGNGQYEEALLQYDVALQVSPPDVTSSIELRSICHSNRGVCFLKLGKFEDTIKECSKALELNPSYMKALVRRGEAHEKLEHFEEAIADMKKILELDPSNDQAKRTIRRLEPLAAAKREKMKEEMIGKLKDMGNSLLGRFGMSVDNFKAVQDPNTGSYSISFQR encoded by the exons ATGGTGGTGATCGATCCAGAAGAAACCGTAGTCGAAAATACCCCGAAACCTCCTCAACCAGCACCATCAACATCAAAAACGACGACGGATTCGACCAGCAGCGAAACCACCACAACGACAACGAAAAAAGCAGCAGCATTGAAGGGAAGCGATTCCGATGGATTTGAAACGGCAAGCGAAAGCGGAGTCAGCGACAACGAAGAAGAGCAGGAAGAAAATGTCAATAAAGAAATCAGTAGCAAAAACACCACTGAGGATCAGCCAAAACAAGATACTCAAAACGACGACGAATTGATTCAG AGAGGTATAGAGGAAGCAAATGAAGCAAAGTTGGAAGGGAATAGGTTGTTTGGAAATGGGCAATATGAGGAGGCATTATTACAGTATGATGTGGCTTTACAAGTTTCCCCTCCGGACGTAACATCATCCATTGAGTTGCGTTCCATTTGCCATTCCAATCGCGGCGTTTGTTTCTTGAAATTG GGAAAATTTGAGGACACGATCAAGGAATGCTCAAAAGCATTAGAATTAAATCCTTCTTACATGAAAGCTCTTGTTAGAAGAGGAGAGGCTCATGAAAAGCTTGAACATTTCGAGGAGGCTATTGCTG atatgaaaaaaatcttgGAATTGGATCCCTCAAATGACCAAGCTAAGAGAACCATTCGCCGCTTGGAGCCGCTGGCTGCCGCTAAGCGAGAAAAGATGAAGGAAGAGATGATTG GAAAGCTGAAAGATATGGGGAACTCTTTGCTGGGCCGCTTTGGCATGAGCGTTGACAACTTCAAAGCTGTTCAAGATCCAAATACTGGCTCCTATTCCATCTCATTCCAACGTTAA